One Desulfomicrobium apsheronum genomic window carries:
- the katG gene encoding catalase/peroxidase HPI gives MSDGSKCPVTGRTNPAAGGGGRTNRDWWPNQVNLNILHQQSNLSNPMGEKFNYAEEFKSLDLDAIKKDLIALMTDSQDWWPADYGHYGPLFIRMAWHSAGTYRTGDGRGGAGSGSQRLAPLNSWPDNVNLDKARRLLWPIKQKYGRKISWADLMILAGNCAIESMGLKPFGFGGGREDVWEPEQDIYWGAEQEWLATSDKPDSRYSGERDLENPLAAVQMGLIYVNPEGPDGNPDPIASGHDVRETFARMAMNDEETVALVAGGHTFGKCHGAGPATHVGPEPEAAPIEEQGLGWKSSFGSGKGGDTIGSGIEGAWKPNPTKWDMGYLKVLFKYEWELVKSPAGANQWLAKDVEPEDMVVDAHDPSKKVRPMMTTADLSLRFDPIYEPISRRFLANPEEFADAFARGWFKLTHRDMGPRSRYLGPDVPAEDLIWQDPVPAVDHKLIDAQDTAALKNKILASGLTVPQLVTTAWASASTFRGSDKRGGANGARIRLAPQKDWAVNQPDQLQTVLQTLEKIRDDFNKAQTGGKKVSLADLIVLGGCAGVEQAAKNAGHKLTVPFSPGRTDATQEQTDVEGFAVLEPAADGFRNFQRARFTISTEELLLDRAQLLTLTAPEMTVLVGGMRALNANVGQSALGVFTKHPEALTNDFFVNLLDMGTEWKPAKGAEGVFEGRDRATGELKWTASRVDLLFGYNSQLRAIAEVYGCSDSQEKFLQDFVAAWTKVMNLDRFDLA, from the coding sequence ATGAGTGATGGCAGCAAGTGCCCCGTGACCGGAAGAACCAACCCCGCAGCGGGCGGAGGCGGCAGGACGAATCGTGACTGGTGGCCGAACCAGGTGAACCTCAATATCCTGCACCAGCAATCAAATCTTTCCAACCCCATGGGCGAAAAGTTCAATTACGCCGAAGAGTTCAAATCCCTTGACCTCGACGCGATCAAAAAGGACCTCATCGCCCTGATGACCGATTCACAGGACTGGTGGCCTGCCGATTACGGCCACTATGGCCCGCTTTTCATCCGCATGGCCTGGCACAGCGCGGGCACCTATCGCACCGGCGACGGCCGGGGCGGGGCCGGGTCCGGGTCGCAGCGTCTGGCGCCACTGAACAGCTGGCCGGACAACGTCAACCTCGACAAGGCCCGCAGGCTGCTCTGGCCCATCAAGCAGAAATACGGGCGCAAGATCTCCTGGGCGGATCTCATGATCCTCGCCGGAAACTGCGCCATTGAATCCATGGGACTCAAGCCCTTCGGCTTCGGCGGCGGACGCGAGGATGTCTGGGAGCCGGAGCAGGACATCTACTGGGGCGCGGAACAGGAATGGCTGGCCACGAGCGACAAGCCCGACAGCCGCTACTCCGGCGAGCGGGACCTGGAAAATCCGTTGGCCGCCGTGCAGATGGGCCTCATCTACGTCAACCCTGAAGGCCCGGACGGCAACCCGGACCCCATCGCCTCCGGCCATGACGTGCGGGAAACCTTCGCGCGCATGGCCATGAACGACGAGGAGACCGTGGCGCTCGTGGCCGGCGGGCACACCTTCGGCAAATGCCACGGCGCGGGCCCGGCCACGCATGTCGGCCCCGAGCCCGAGGCTGCGCCCATCGAGGAGCAGGGCCTGGGCTGGAAGAGCAGTTTCGGCAGCGGCAAGGGCGGCGACACCATCGGCAGCGGCATCGAGGGCGCCTGGAAGCCGAACCCGACCAAATGGGACATGGGCTACCTGAAGGTGCTCTTCAAATACGAGTGGGAGCTGGTCAAGAGCCCGGCCGGAGCCAATCAGTGGCTGGCCAAGGACGTGGAACCCGAGGACATGGTCGTCGATGCTCACGACCCCTCCAAAAAAGTGCGGCCGATGATGACCACTGCGGATCTGTCCCTGCGCTTCGACCCGATCTACGAACCCATCTCGCGGCGCTTCCTGGCCAACCCCGAGGAATTCGCCGATGCCTTTGCCCGGGGCTGGTTCAAGCTGACGCACAGGGACATGGGCCCGCGCTCGCGCTATCTCGGTCCGGACGTCCCGGCCGAGGACCTGATCTGGCAGGACCCTGTGCCAGCGGTCGATCACAAGCTGATCGACGCGCAGGACACGGCCGCCCTCAAGAACAAGATCCTGGCTTCGGGACTGACCGTGCCCCAGCTGGTCACCACGGCCTGGGCGTCCGCGTCCACCTTCCGGGGCTCCGACAAACGCGGCGGGGCCAACGGCGCGCGTATCCGCCTCGCGCCGCAGAAGGACTGGGCGGTGAACCAGCCGGATCAGCTCCAGACCGTCCTGCAGACCCTGGAAAAGATCCGGGATGACTTCAACAAGGCGCAGACCGGCGGCAAGAAGGTGTCCCTGGCCGACCTCATCGTCCTGGGCGGTTGCGCGGGCGTTGAACAGGCCGCCAAGAACGCCGGGCACAAGCTGACCGTGCCTTTCAGTCCCGGGCGAACGGACGCCACGCAGGAACAGACCGACGTGGAAGGCTTCGCGGTTCTGGAGCCGGCCGCGGACGGCTTCCGCAACTTCCAGCGGGCCAGATTCACCATTTCGACGGAAGAGCTGCTGCTCGACCGGGCGCAGCTGCTGACGCTGACCGCGCCGGAGATGACGGTGCTCGTCGGCGGCATGCGCGCCCTGAACGCCAACGTCGGCCAGTCCGCGCTCGGCGTCTTCACCAAACATCCGGAAGCGCTGACCAACGACTTCTTCGTGAACCTGCTCGACATGGGCACGGAATGGAAACCCGCCAAGGGCGCGGAAGGAGTGTTCGAGGGGCGCGACCGCGCGACGGGCGAGCTGAAATGGACGGCCTCGCGCGTAGATCTCCTCTTCGGCTACAATTCCCAGCTCAGGGCCATCGCCGAAGTCTATGGTTGCAGTGATTCCCAGGAAAAATTCCTGCAGGATTTCGTCGCGGCCTGGACCAAGGTCATGAACCTCGACCGTTTCGATCTGGCCTGA
- a CDS encoding bifunctional UDP-sugar hydrolase/5'-nucleotidase — translation MRFQKLIRFIPVLVILLLCGCASLSHVGHTGPQALTILHTNDHHGRFWKNSAGEYGLAARKTLADAVRAEVLVGGGHVLLLDAGDVNTGVPESDMLDAEPDIQGMNAMGYDAMVVGNHEFDNPLAVLRKQERWMNFPLLAANIYDSSGQRLFAPWHLFRLRGLTVAVFGLTTESTAIVGNPEHVKGLVFRPAIDEARELVPRLRNQADVVIALTHLGFAESEIPGVPQTGSRALARAVPGIDLIVDGHSHTQLDAPVLESGTVIVQAGEYGKHLGRVDLLWTGRQVRLTGGTLLPVNLTKKVDGQTVPPTVPLAEDPALLALLTPFQEKGGEALQSVIGHGNGNFTADRAVTRSSQTALGTLACLALMEKTGADAAVMNSGGLRAGLPSGPITYKDVLTVKPFGNTICTVDMTGEELAEYLRQTASFEPGTGAFAQFGGVRFVFREGVVSDVFVGDKPLDAGRMYTVVMESYLAGGGDGYPAVKGRQGFVDTGFVDADVLREYIARHSPLDPADYDSTGAVRRE, via the coding sequence ATGCGATTTCAAAAGCTGATCCGGTTCATTCCGGTCCTGGTCATCCTGCTGCTGTGCGGATGCGCCTCGCTGTCCCATGTCGGGCACACAGGCCCCCAGGCTCTGACCATCCTGCACACCAACGACCATCATGGCCGATTCTGGAAGAATTCCGCCGGCGAGTACGGGCTTGCCGCCCGCAAGACTCTGGCCGACGCCGTGCGAGCCGAGGTGCTGGTAGGGGGCGGACATGTGCTCCTGCTCGATGCCGGGGACGTCAACACCGGCGTGCCCGAGTCCGACATGCTGGACGCCGAACCGGACATCCAGGGCATGAACGCCATGGGCTACGACGCCATGGTCGTGGGCAACCACGAGTTCGACAATCCCCTTGCCGTCCTGCGTAAGCAGGAGCGCTGGATGAATTTTCCGCTGCTCGCGGCCAACATCTACGATTCGTCGGGGCAGCGCCTTTTTGCGCCCTGGCATCTGTTCCGGCTGCGCGGACTGACCGTGGCCGTATTTGGCCTGACCACCGAAAGCACGGCCATTGTCGGCAATCCGGAGCATGTCAAAGGGCTCGTTTTTCGCCCGGCCATCGACGAGGCGCGCGAACTGGTTCCGCGACTGCGCAATCAGGCCGACGTGGTCATTGCCCTGACCCATCTGGGCTTCGCCGAAAGCGAAATTCCCGGCGTCCCGCAGACGGGGTCCAGGGCACTGGCCCGGGCCGTGCCCGGCATCGACCTCATCGTGGACGGTCATTCGCACACGCAGCTTGACGCCCCGGTGCTTGAGAGCGGGACTGTCATTGTCCAGGCCGGGGAATACGGCAAACATCTGGGCCGGGTCGATCTGCTCTGGACCGGGAGGCAGGTGCGTCTGACCGGCGGGACTCTCTTACCCGTGAACCTGACCAAGAAGGTGGACGGGCAGACCGTGCCGCCGACTGTGCCGCTGGCCGAGGACCCGGCCCTGCTGGCCCTGCTCACGCCCTTCCAGGAAAAGGGGGGCGAGGCCCTGCAAAGCGTGATCGGTCACGGCAACGGCAATTTCACCGCCGACCGCGCCGTGACCCGTTCCTCCCAGACCGCGCTTGGCACACTGGCCTGCCTTGCGCTCATGGAGAAGACCGGGGCGGATGCGGCGGTGATGAATTCAGGTGGCCTCCGCGCCGGGCTGCCGTCCGGGCCCATCACCTACAAGGACGTGCTGACAGTCAAACCCTTCGGCAACACCATCTGCACCGTGGATATGACCGGGGAGGAACTGGCCGAATACCTGCGGCAGACAGCGAGCTTCGAGCCCGGAACCGGCGCTTTCGCGCAGTTTGGCGGGGTCCGGTTCGTGTTCCGGGAAGGGGTTGTGAGCGATGTGTTCGTGGGCGACAAGCCTCTGGATGCCGGGCGGATGTACACCGTGGTCATGGAAAGCTATCTGGCCGGGGGCGGTGACGGGTACCCGGCGGTTAAAGGGCGGCAAGGCTTTGTGGATACGGGATTCGTGGACGCGGATGTGCTGCGCGAATACATCGCGCGTCATTCCCCGCTCGATCCGGCCGATTATGACTCCACCGGGGCCGTGCGCCGGGAATGA